The Bacillus solimangrovi genome includes a region encoding these proteins:
- a CDS encoding CotS family spore coat protein, with protein MQLEDDNILKRVLDCYSIQVENVKLLTSKSGRTTWLIETSDGEKILKNAQMKPTRMLFIAEAHEHLHNNGLPIAKIHRTTQGGLCVGVEDSAFVLYDKVDGNEVIYYDKEQLTRTMKFMAQFHTNSQGFVHSDESKKRGRIGKWQKLYRWKLQELEGNKSIAQGLPLDPFSLMFLSHVDKMLERGRQSLMELDEAAYQNWSKEWIEAKGFCQQDFTMARLIDTEDDLFMRELHSITIDLPSRDIRMLMNKVMKKLSIWDTDLAIQMLQAYDSINPLTEDQYKVLWTDLKFPHLFCSIIHKYYLGQKVSWSDEKYIWALQNIIAVENSKAEFTDQFHSLVPLIKEKKEDS; from the coding sequence ATGCAACTCGAAGATGATAACATCCTTAAACGAGTCCTTGATTGCTATTCAATTCAAGTTGAAAACGTAAAGTTACTCACGAGTAAGAGTGGTCGAACGACATGGCTTATTGAAACATCCGATGGTGAAAAAATATTAAAAAATGCTCAAATGAAACCGACGCGTATGCTCTTCATTGCAGAAGCACATGAACACTTGCACAATAACGGACTTCCAATTGCCAAAATCCATCGCACAACCCAGGGAGGTTTATGTGTTGGTGTGGAGGATTCAGCTTTTGTCCTCTATGATAAGGTTGATGGAAACGAAGTCATCTATTATGACAAAGAACAATTAACGAGAACGATGAAATTCATGGCACAATTTCACACAAACTCACAAGGATTTGTTCATAGTGATGAAAGTAAAAAACGTGGTCGAATCGGCAAATGGCAAAAGCTCTATCGGTGGAAACTGCAAGAATTAGAAGGTAACAAAAGCATTGCCCAAGGGCTTCCGTTAGACCCATTTTCACTCATGTTCTTATCTCATGTTGATAAGATGTTAGAAAGAGGTAGACAGTCTTTAATGGAATTAGACGAAGCTGCTTATCAAAACTGGTCGAAAGAATGGATCGAAGCAAAAGGATTTTGCCAACAGGATTTTACAATGGCACGATTAATTGATACAGAAGATGACCTGTTCATGAGAGAGCTTCATTCAATTACAATCGATCTGCCTTCACGTGACATTCGGATGTTAATGAACAAAGTCATGAAAAAGTTATCGATTTGGGATACAGACTTAGCCATTCAAATGTTGCAAGCTTACGACTCTATTAATCCATTAACTGAGGATCAATATAAAGTGTTATGGACAGACTTAAAATTCCCTCATTTGTTCTGCTCTATTATTCATAAATACTATTTAGGACAAAAGGTATCGTGGTCAGATGAAAAATACATTTGGGCATTGCAAAACATTATTGCCGTAGAAAATTCCAAAGCAGAGTTTACCGATCAATTCCATAGCTTAGTACCTCTCATTAAAGAAAAGAAGGAGGATTCGTAA
- a CDS encoding glycosyltransferase family 4 protein, producing MKIALIATEKLPVPAVKGGAIQIYLDAVAQIIKQKHEVTIFSITHPDLADNEQNNGVHYVRFPEKQYVNSIVNYVKDASFDVIHVCNRPLWIKQIHDASPRSKLVLSVHNEMFANEKISDAEGDECVSLVSQIVTVSDYIGETITSRFPQAKSKVQTVYSGVDVNKFHPAWTKEGSAAKKNVRQKLDLANKKVILFVGRLSKVKGPHILLQALPQIIDKHPDAVMVFIGSKWFGEDNINNYVKHLYTLGAKYADHVRFIKFVKPSEISSLFTMSDVFVCSSQWQEPLARVHYEAMACGLPMITSNRGGNPEVINEGKNGMVITDFENPSAYAGAINSLLNSSNKCEQMGRNGRSVVEKGFRWEHVAHNLQTVYENSAKL from the coding sequence ATGAAAATTGCGTTAATTGCTACAGAGAAGTTACCTGTCCCTGCTGTTAAAGGGGGCGCTATTCAAATCTACCTTGATGCTGTTGCACAAATTATTAAGCAAAAACATGAAGTAACTATATTCTCAATTACACACCCAGACTTAGCAGATAATGAACAGAATAACGGCGTTCATTACGTCCGATTTCCTGAAAAGCAATATGTTAATTCGATTGTTAACTACGTAAAAGATGCTTCATTTGATGTTATTCATGTGTGCAACCGTCCATTATGGATCAAACAAATTCATGATGCTTCTCCTCGCTCAAAGCTTGTGTTAAGTGTCCACAATGAAATGTTTGCAAATGAAAAAATCAGTGATGCTGAGGGAGATGAATGTGTTTCACTCGTCTCACAAATTGTTACAGTGAGTGATTACATCGGCGAAACAATTACAAGTCGATTTCCTCAAGCAAAGTCAAAAGTACAAACCGTCTATTCAGGCGTTGATGTGAATAAATTTCATCCTGCATGGACGAAAGAAGGAAGTGCAGCAAAGAAAAACGTTCGTCAAAAATTAGATTTGGCTAATAAGAAGGTCATCTTATTTGTAGGTCGACTAAGTAAAGTTAAAGGCCCACATATTTTACTTCAAGCTTTGCCACAAATTATCGATAAACACCCAGATGCTGTGATGGTTTTCATCGGTTCAAAATGGTTTGGTGAAGACAACATTAACAATTATGTAAAGCATCTCTATACACTCGGAGCGAAATACGCTGATCATGTACGATTTATTAAATTCGTTAAACCTAGTGAAATTTCAAGTCTATTTACGATGTCAGATGTATTCGTTTGCTCATCACAATGGCAAGAACCATTAGCGAGGGTTCACTACGAAGCGATGGCATGTGGTTTACCGATGATCACAAGTAATAGAGGCGGAAACCCCGAAGTGATTAACGAAGGTAAAAACGGCATGGTCATCACAGACTTTGAAAACCCTAGCGCATATGCAGGGGCGATTAATTCCTTGTTAAACAGTAGTAACAAATGCGAGCAAATGGGACGAAACGGAAGATCGGTCGTTGAGAAGGGCTTTCGTTGGGAGCATGTTGCACACAACTTACAAACCGTCTATGAAAATAGTGCGAAATTATAA
- a CDS encoding CotS family spore coat protein: MNIESEVNLLNLSEEEYVLTPEEEARLKSLAEFIIQSWDVTVHDIDVIQGGQMALVWKIHTSEGPICLKRIHRPEKKALFSINAQHYLAESGARVPGIIRNKAEQLYTKHGPFLFVVYDWIDGTPFEFTNPEDVQMMMKGLAEFHQWSIGYEPPEGVPIFRKLGRWPNHYIKRLQQMETWKLAAQRLPDDEFSQIYLQQIDPIIEDGWKILDELMNSHYKVWVAEQHQAPILCHQDYGTGNTLLGPDGDIWVIDLDTVSYDLPIRDLRKIIIPLMDTTVTWNDEEFNMMIDSYETVTPLTAEQKQVMYIDMLFPYELYDVIREKYVRKTELFPSELQEAIDFEYIKNEAIRKLMQ, from the coding sequence ATGAATATAGAGTCAGAAGTAAACTTATTAAATCTTAGTGAAGAAGAGTATGTTCTTACCCCAGAAGAAGAAGCCAGATTAAAAAGTCTTGCGGAGTTTATCATTCAGAGCTGGGATGTCACTGTTCATGACATTGATGTAATACAAGGTGGACAAATGGCGTTAGTTTGGAAAATTCATACGAGTGAGGGACCGATCTGTTTAAAACGTATTCATCGACCTGAGAAAAAGGCGTTATTTTCAATTAATGCGCAACATTATTTGGCGGAGAGTGGTGCTCGTGTCCCTGGTATTATTCGGAATAAGGCTGAACAGCTTTATACAAAACATGGACCGTTTTTGTTTGTAGTTTATGACTGGATAGACGGAACACCGTTTGAATTTACAAACCCTGAAGATGTGCAGATGATGATGAAGGGATTAGCGGAATTTCATCAATGGTCAATTGGCTATGAACCTCCAGAAGGTGTGCCGATCTTCAGGAAATTAGGACGATGGCCAAATCATTATATTAAAAGGTTACAACAGATGGAAACATGGAAATTAGCAGCACAGCGACTTCCAGATGACGAATTCTCACAAATCTATTTACAACAAATTGATCCAATTATTGAAGATGGTTGGAAAATTCTCGATGAGTTAATGAATTCACATTACAAAGTTTGGGTAGCAGAACAACATCAAGCACCAATCCTTTGTCACCAAGATTATGGGACGGGTAATACGTTATTAGGACCTGATGGAGATATTTGGGTAATTGATTTAGATACGGTTTCATATGATCTACCTATTCGTGATTTAAGGAAGATTATCATTCCATTAATGGATACGACAGTAACTTGGAATGACGAAGAGTTTAACATGATGATTGATTCGTATGAAACGGTCACACCATTAACGGCTGAACAGAAGCAAGTCATGTATATTGACATGTTATTCCCATACGAATTGTACGACGTAATCAGAGAGAAATATGTTCGAAAAACAGAGCTTTTCCCTTCTGAATTACAAGAAGCAATTGATTTCGAGTATATTAAAAACGAAGCGATTCGCAAGCTAATGCAATAA
- a CDS encoding LLM class flavin-dependent oxidoreductase, whose translation MTLKLSILDQTPVLNGTNVNEAFEHTTLLAKEAERLGYHRFWVSEHHSTRSLAGSAPEILVAHLAAHTSEMRIGTGGIMLPHYSAYKVAEMFRVLEALHPGRIDLGIGRAPGGMPNVGRALHDGNHRDASRYPEQVQALIAYLRGQDPYEMNVYATPLSETMPEIWLLGSSGSSAMLASQMGTPFMFAHFINGNGGQQATKAYRQQFQPSQLNQEPKATVSVFTICAETEQEAEELAKGLDLAILKGEKGEERSGFPTLDEVKSYPYTFFDEARIKENRKRMIIGNQEQVKEQILQLSEEYEANEVMVNTISDPFETRVKSYQLIAEAFDLQKRF comes from the coding sequence ATGACGTTGAAATTAAGTATACTCGATCAAACTCCCGTTCTTAACGGAACGAATGTGAATGAAGCATTTGAACATACAACATTATTAGCAAAGGAAGCAGAACGATTAGGTTATCATCGTTTCTGGGTGTCAGAGCATCATAGTACAAGAAGTTTAGCTGGTTCAGCTCCAGAAATATTAGTCGCTCATTTAGCAGCACATACATCAGAGATGAGGATTGGAACAGGTGGGATCATGCTACCGCACTATAGTGCGTATAAAGTAGCAGAGATGTTCCGTGTGTTAGAAGCACTGCATCCTGGACGTATCGATCTCGGTATTGGTCGCGCACCAGGTGGCATGCCAAATGTCGGTCGTGCTCTTCATGATGGGAACCATCGGGATGCTTCACGTTATCCAGAGCAAGTGCAAGCGTTAATTGCGTATTTACGTGGGCAAGATCCGTATGAAATGAATGTGTATGCTACGCCTCTAAGTGAAACAATGCCAGAAATATGGCTACTTGGCTCAAGTGGTTCAAGCGCGATGCTCGCATCTCAAATGGGTACGCCGTTTATGTTTGCACACTTTATTAATGGTAATGGTGGTCAGCAGGCGACAAAGGCATATCGCCAACAGTTCCAACCGTCACAATTAAATCAAGAGCCAAAAGCAACCGTTTCTGTTTTTACAATATGTGCAGAAACAGAACAAGAAGCAGAAGAACTTGCAAAAGGATTAGACCTTGCGATATTAAAAGGTGAAAAAGGAGAGGAACGTAGTGGTTTCCCAACGCTTGATGAAGTGAAAAGCTATCCATATACATTCTTCGATGAAGCTCGCATTAAGGAAAATCGTAAGCGCATGATTATTGGAAATCAAGAACAAGTGAAAGAACAGATTTTACAATTAAGTGAAGAATATGAAGCGAATGAAGTGATGGTTAATACAATTTCAGATCCATTTGAAACAAGAGTGAAGTCATATCAATTAATTGCAGAGGCATTTGATTTACAAAAACGATTTTAA
- a CDS encoding SDR family oxidoreductase yields MKVLVIGANGKIAKRAIEFLKEEGHEPVAMLRNTDQIPHFEKLGVKTVIADLEKDFSHAYYGVDAVMFAAGSGPHTGLDKTIVIDQEGAISAIDLANRFGVKRFILLSSMSADEPKAGPKALQPYLYAKGRADAYLRTTNLNYTIVRPGPLTNEIRTDNVLIESKIQTSNSKSIPREDVARLLAITVAEENTYRRTFDVLSGETEISDALHTF; encoded by the coding sequence ATGAAAGTATTAGTAATTGGTGCAAATGGGAAGATTGCAAAACGTGCAATTGAGTTTTTGAAAGAAGAAGGTCATGAGCCTGTTGCGATGCTGAGAAATACAGACCAAATTCCTCATTTCGAAAAGTTAGGTGTGAAGACAGTTATCGCAGATTTAGAAAAGGATTTTTCACACGCATATTATGGTGTTGATGCTGTTATGTTCGCAGCTGGATCAGGTCCACATACAGGCCTTGATAAAACGATTGTCATTGACCAAGAAGGTGCAATATCTGCTATCGATCTAGCGAATAGATTCGGGGTCAAACGTTTTATTCTGCTAAGTTCAATGAGTGCAGATGAACCGAAAGCTGGACCGAAAGCATTACAGCCTTATCTGTATGCAAAAGGGCGTGCTGATGCGTATCTACGAACAACGAACCTTAATTATACGATTGTACGTCCAGGACCGTTAACGAATGAAATTCGAACAGACAATGTGCTAATCGAATCAAAAATTCAAACATCAAACAGTAAGTCGATTCCTCGTGAAGATGTTGCTCGTTTGTTAGCGATAACAGTTGCAGAGGAGAATACGTATAGACGTACGTTTGACGTCCTATCGGGTGAAACAGAAATTTCAGATGCATTGCATACATTTTAA
- a CDS encoding MFS transporter — protein sequence MKELARNKGYITLMFAQLISSIGDWLSIVAIITLVGLKWNATPMEVSFVILCLALPMVIFGPLAGVVADRMNRKALMIISDLIRALLILLLSMAETIEVVYICLLLIGIFSTIFIPAKNGKLKELVAEEHMTRAMSISAAIDSITKVLGPLLSGGFVLVFGAKLVFYIDSATFLISAVLIALLPKATHVIKVEETVEKDRTSIKTDLLLGLSFIRSNTSMLVGMFFLGMSLLILQLSDSQLIVLIREISDATPNLFGYVVMASGIGMFFSGILLAKKTQLHSMVTMLIGVCGIGIGFGMMGVFTYFDTSYPVVWIVSCGLWAGFSINLVFVPFQAYIQLETPVQMTGRVFGVMNSVTTTATIVGPILGGWLSTVVGVVPTFMTTAALLILMALIGLAMKSKRERRERDVSESEQATSRGTTS from the coding sequence GTGAAAGAGTTAGCGAGAAATAAGGGGTATATTACATTGATGTTTGCTCAATTGATTTCAAGTATTGGAGATTGGTTAAGCATCGTCGCAATTATTACGCTAGTTGGGTTGAAGTGGAATGCGACTCCGATGGAAGTATCATTCGTTATATTGTGCTTAGCACTTCCGATGGTTATCTTCGGTCCTTTAGCAGGTGTTGTGGCAGATCGGATGAATCGAAAGGCGTTAATGATCATTTCGGATCTCATTCGTGCATTGCTCATTCTCCTGTTATCAATGGCAGAAACAATTGAAGTTGTTTATATTTGTTTGCTGTTAATCGGTATATTTTCTACCATTTTCATTCCTGCAAAAAATGGAAAATTGAAGGAATTAGTTGCTGAAGAGCATATGACGCGTGCGATGTCAATTTCCGCTGCAATTGACTCGATTACAAAAGTTTTAGGACCGTTATTGAGTGGTGGATTCGTTCTCGTTTTCGGTGCAAAGCTTGTCTTTTACATTGATTCAGCTACATTTCTAATCTCTGCTGTATTAATTGCATTGTTACCAAAAGCAACACATGTGATCAAAGTGGAAGAAACCGTTGAAAAAGATCGCACATCAATTAAGACAGATCTTCTCTTAGGTTTATCATTTATTCGTTCGAACACATCTATGTTAGTTGGAATGTTCTTCTTAGGAATGAGTTTGTTAATATTACAACTTTCTGATTCTCAGCTAATCGTGCTAATTCGTGAGATATCGGATGCAACTCCGAATTTGTTCGGTTATGTCGTGATGGCATCAGGTATCGGAATGTTCTTCTCTGGCATACTGCTTGCTAAGAAAACGCAATTACATTCAATGGTAACGATGTTGATTGGGGTTTGTGGAATCGGAATTGGTTTTGGTATGATGGGGGTATTCACATATTTTGACACGAGTTATCCTGTTGTTTGGATTGTGTCATGTGGTTTATGGGCAGGGTTTTCTATTAATTTAGTATTTGTGCCATTTCAAGCTTATATTCAGCTTGAAACTCCAGTTCAAATGACAGGCAGAGTGTTTGGCGTTATGAATAGTGTAACAACGACAGCAACGATCGTCGGTCCGATACTTGGAGGATGGTTGTCCACGGTAGTAGGGGTTGTTCCGACCTTTATGACGACAGCAGCATTATTGATTCTAATGGCATTAATCGGATTAGCAATGAAAAGTAAAAGAGAGCGGAGGGAGAGAGATGTCTCCGAAAGTGAGCAAGCAACATCTCGAGGAACGACGAGCTAA